In Carettochelys insculpta isolate YL-2023 chromosome 11, ASM3395843v1, whole genome shotgun sequence, a genomic segment contains:
- the BRK1 gene encoding protein BRICK1, with the protein MSVAEDPVQREIHQDWANREYIEVITSSIKKIADFLNSFDMSCRSRLATLNEKLTALERRIEYIEARVTKGETLT; encoded by the exons ATGTCGGTGGCGGAGGACCCGGTGCAGCGCGAGATCCACCAGGACTGGGCCAACCGCGAGTACATCGAGGTGATCACCAGCTCCATCAAGAAGATCGCGGACTTCCTCAACTCCTTCG ACATGTCCTGCCGCTCTCGCCTGGCCACTCTCAACGAGAAGCTGACAGCGCTGGAGCGACGGATCGAGTACATTGAGGCCAGG GTAACGAAGGGCGAAACTCTGACATAA